The following are encoded together in the Pleurocapsa sp. FMAR1 genome:
- a CDS encoding MFS transporter — protein MPLSELETSENTINNKVTVEPKPREKSQGFAPVLKNSRFLILWSGQIFSQLADKVYLVLMIAIIANQFQLPDQPISQWVSPVMIAFTIPAVLFGSFAGVYVDRWQKKSILVISNLLRGILVLAIPPLLLLSQGKTLFEGVSLGFAFMLGITFIVSTFTQFFAPAEQAVIPLIVKKRNLLAANSLYTTTMMALLIIGFAIGEPLLSIADSIAVEIGLPSRIGKALLVGGAYAIAGIILLALQTDEQPKSADEKLPRVWQDIKDGLKYLEQNSTVRNALIQLVILFSIFAALAVLAVSMADQIPQIKAEEFGILLAAAGVGMAISSAILGSKGENLDPTLLSLIGSIGVAASLVGLSFATQNLWFALSMITLLGAFAALVGVPMQTTIQSETPVSMRGKVFGLQNNAVNIALSLPLVLATEAEARFGLPAVMLGLGAIAALGGVLTWYILQESKQSSSQQSSNKA, from the coding sequence ATGCCACTGTCGGAATTAGAAACTTCAGAAAATACAATAAATAATAAAGTTACCGTAGAGCCAAAGCCCAGAGAAAAATCCCAAGGGTTTGCTCCTGTATTGAAAAATAGTCGCTTCCTGATCCTTTGGAGTGGTCAAATATTTTCTCAGCTAGCAGACAAAGTTTACTTAGTATTAATGATCGCCATTATTGCTAATCAATTTCAATTGCCCGATCAGCCAATTAGCCAATGGGTATCCCCTGTGATGATCGCTTTTACCATCCCTGCGGTTTTGTTTGGCTCTTTTGCGGGGGTATATGTAGATCGCTGGCAGAAAAAGTCAATTTTAGTTATTTCTAATTTATTAAGAGGAATATTAGTACTAGCCATACCGCCTCTATTACTCTTATCCCAAGGAAAAACTTTATTTGAAGGCGTTTCTTTAGGATTTGCCTTCATGTTAGGTATTACTTTTATTGTTTCTACCTTTACGCAGTTTTTTGCCCCCGCAGAACAAGCTGTAATTCCTCTAATCGTTAAAAAAAGAAATTTATTAGCAGCTAACTCCCTTTACACTACAACGATGATGGCGTTGCTAATTATTGGTTTTGCCATTGGAGAGCCATTGCTAAGTATTGCTGATAGTATAGCTGTTGAGATCGGTTTGCCTAGTCGTATAGGTAAAGCACTTTTAGTTGGTGGAGCTTACGCGATCGCTGGTATTATTTTATTAGCACTACAAACGGATGAACAACCTAAGTCAGCCGACGAAAAGCTGCCCCGCGTCTGGCAGGATATCAAGGATGGTCTTAAATATTTAGAACAAAATAGCACTGTACGCAATGCCCTGATTCAGCTAGTTATTTTGTTTTCTATCTTTGCTGCTTTGGCAGTTTTAGCGGTTAGCATGGCAGATCAAATTCCTCAGATCAAAGCCGAAGAATTTGGCATCTTGCTGGCAGCAGCAGGAGTGGGTATGGCTATTAGTTCAGCTATTCTCGGTAGTAAGGGAGAAAATCTCGATCCTACTCTATTGAGCTTAATCGGCTCAATTGGTGTAGCAGCATCTTTGGTAGGACTGTCTTTTGCTACCCAGAATCTCTGGTTTGCTTTAAGCATGATTACTTTGCTGGGTGCTTTTGCAGCTTTGGTTGGTGTGCCAATGCAAACTACCATCCAGTCTGAAACCCCTGTATCAATGAGGGGTAAAGTCTTTGGTTTACAAAACAACGCAGTTAATATTGCCCTTTCTTTACCTTTAGTATTAGCTACCGAAGCAGAGGCTCGTTTTGGATTACCTGCGGTGATGTTGGGCTTAGGAGCGATCGCAGCCCTAGGTGGAGTTTTAACCTGGTACATTCTTCAAGAAAGTAAACAATCCTCTTCTCAGCAATCCTCAAACAAAGCCTAA
- the recO gene encoding DNA repair protein RecO — MNQKYKATGIILKGSSIKENDRLVTILTPEYGMIRAVAPGAKKLKSSLRGRTELFVVNELLIIKGRSLDKIIQADTQYTYPGLSRDIGKLAAAQYLAELTIFLAVDEQPQPELYELLNEHLRRLEKFPVGESVYPYLAQGVFHLIAIAGLSPQVFDCCLTQQLITPDLTSAQWRVGFSFEAGGIVDLRMLKPEQNRKTGEHDDHSENYNSRLPKIDHRVNSLELSLLQQLNHHQLPPAAKFTAEQLNNFDLHTAWIRVERILREYIQYHIGRTIRSANLVDNLYVEF, encoded by the coding sequence ATGAATCAAAAATATAAAGCCACGGGAATTATCTTGAAAGGCTCGTCAATCAAAGAAAACGATCGCCTGGTGACAATATTAACGCCAGAATATGGTATGATTCGGGCTGTTGCTCCTGGGGCAAAAAAGCTCAAATCTAGCTTGAGAGGAAGAACAGAGCTATTTGTAGTCAATGAACTATTGATTATTAAAGGGCGATCGCTTGATAAGATTATTCAGGCTGATACTCAGTATACTTATCCTGGTTTGAGTCGAGATATTGGTAAACTGGCTGCTGCTCAATATTTGGCAGAGTTAACTATATTTTTGGCGGTGGATGAACAACCTCAACCAGAACTATACGAATTATTAAATGAACATCTACGACGTTTAGAGAAGTTTCCAGTAGGCGAATCAGTGTACCCTTATTTAGCTCAAGGGGTATTTCATTTAATTGCGATCGCTGGTTTAAGTCCCCAGGTATTTGACTGCTGTTTGACACAACAACTTATTACTCCAGATCTAACTTCTGCTCAATGGCGGGTAGGCTTTAGTTTTGAAGCTGGGGGAATTGTCGATTTGAGAATGTTAAAACCAGAACAAAATAGAAAAACAGGTGAACATGATGATCACTCAGAAAATTATAATAGTCGTCTGCCCAAAATAGACCACCGAGTAAATAGTTTAGAGTTATCTTTGTTACAGCAGCTTAATCATCACCAACTACCCCCCGCAGCAAAATTTACTGCCGAGCAATTAAATAATTTTGATTTGCATACTGCCTGGATCAGAGTTGAAAGAATTCTGCGAGAATATATTCAATACCATATTGGTAGAACAATTCGTTCGGCTAATCTAGTAGATAACTTATACGTAGAGTTTTAG